Proteins encoded within one genomic window of Manis pentadactyla isolate mManPen7 chromosome 4, mManPen7.hap1, whole genome shotgun sequence:
- the SRSF1 gene encoding serine/arginine-rich splicing factor 1 translates to MSGGGVIRGPAGNNDCRIYVGNLPPDIRTKDIEDVFYKYGAIRDIDLKNRRGGPPFAFVEFEDPRDAEDAVYGRDGYDYDGYRLRVEFPRSGRGTGRGGGGGGGGGAPRGRYGPPSRRSENRVVVSGLPPSGSWQDLKDHMREAGDVCYADVYRDGTGVVEFVRKEDMTYAVRKLDNTKFRSHEGETAYIRVKVDGPRSPSYGRSRSRSRSRSRSRSRSNSRSRSYSPRRSRGSPRYSPRHSRSRSHISEEMD, encoded by the exons ATGTCGGGAGGTGGTGTGATTCGTGGCCCGGCAGGGAACAATGATTGCCGCATCTATGTGGGTAACTTACCTCCAGACATCCGAACCAAGGACATTGAGGACGTGTTCTACAAATACGGTGCTATCCGCGACATCGATCTCAAGAACCGCCGCGGAGGACCGCCCTTCGCCTTCGTTGAGTTCGAGGACCCGCG AGACGCAGAAGACGCGGTGTATGGTCGCGACGGCTATGATTACGATGGATACCGTCTGCGGGTGGAGTTTCCTCGAAGCGGCCGTGGTACAGGCCGAGGCGGCGGCGGGGGTGGAGGCGGCGGGGCTCCCCGAGGCCGCTATGGCCCCCCGTCCAGGCGTTCTGAAAACAGAGTGGTTGTCTCTG GACTGCCTCCAAGTGGAAGCTGGCAGGATTTGAAGGATCACATGCGTGAAGCAGGTGATGTATGTTATGCAGATGTTTACCGAGATGGCACTGGTGTCGTGGAGTTTGTACGGAAAGAAGATATGACCTATGCAGTTCGAAAACTGGATAACACTAAGTTTAGATCTCATGAG GGAGAAACTGCCTACATCCGGGTTAAAGTTGATGGGCCCAGAAGTCCAAGTTATGGAAGATCTCGATCTCGAAGCCGTAGTCGTAGCAGAAGCCGTAGCAGAAGCAACAGCAGGAGTCGCAGTTACTCCCCAAGGAGAAGCAGAGGATCACCACGCTATTCTCCCCGTCATAGCAGATCTCGCTCTC ACATATCTGAAGAGATGGATTAA